A genomic region of Roseateles amylovorans contains the following coding sequences:
- a CDS encoding type II toxin-antitoxin system RatA family toxin: MKQVRKTVLLWYSPREIYDLVTGVERYPEFLPWCAAAEVLERHDDGMTARLSLAYAGLRHAFTTRNTHELNQRVRMQLVDGPFSLLDGDWQFLPLHKPGAPTDGEPQACKIEFELRYAFSSFALEAVVSPVFDRIANTFVDSFVKRAEQVYGPR; encoded by the coding sequence ATGAAGCAAGTTCGGAAGACAGTCCTCCTCTGGTATTCGCCGCGAGAGATCTACGACCTGGTCACCGGCGTCGAGCGATATCCGGAGTTCCTGCCGTGGTGCGCCGCGGCGGAGGTCCTGGAGCGCCACGACGACGGCATGACCGCCCGCCTGTCGCTCGCCTACGCCGGCCTGCGCCACGCCTTCACCACCCGCAATACCCATGAGCTCAACCAACGCGTTCGCATGCAGTTGGTCGACGGGCCGTTCTCGTTGCTGGACGGGGACTGGCAATTCCTGCCGCTCCACAAGCCCGGCGCCCCGACTGATGGCGAACCGCAGGCCTGCAAGATCGAATTCGAACTGCGCTATGCGTTTTCCAGCTTTGCGCTGGAGGCGGTGGTCAGTCCGGTGTTCGATCGCATTGCCAACACGTTTGTCGACAGCTTCGTGAAGCGCGCGGAGCAGGTCTATGGCCCTCGCTGA
- a CDS encoding RnfH family protein: protein MALAEPVDVRVEGTAIAEAPAITDPGDLQIELCWSPVRGELRQQSLTVTPGCTLAQLLSACGWFEPEAISRLKVGIWGRLQPLDTVLRQADRVEVYRALTVDPKEARRQRYKATGTRIVTRHRPLGRKA, encoded by the coding sequence ATGGCCCTCGCTGAGCCGGTCGACGTCAGGGTCGAAGGCACCGCCATCGCTGAGGCGCCGGCCATCACAGACCCCGGCGATCTGCAGATCGAGCTCTGCTGGAGTCCCGTGCGCGGTGAGTTGCGTCAGCAGTCGCTGACCGTGACGCCCGGCTGCACCCTGGCTCAGCTGTTGTCGGCCTGCGGATGGTTCGAGCCCGAGGCGATCAGCCGTCTCAAGGTCGGCATCTGGGGGCGCCTGCAGCCGCTGGACACGGTGCTTCGGCAGGCTGATCGGGTGGAGGTCTATCGCGCCTTGACGGTCGACCCGAAGGAAGCGCGGCGCCAGCGCTACAAGGCGACGGGCACGCGCATCGTCACCCGGCATCGGCCATTGGGGCGCAAGGCCTGA
- a CDS encoding MFS transporter, which yields MTDSASTDVDGGLRAAIPPATHGGRKAAMSFILIAVLIDMVSIGLIIPVLPPLVGTFTQTETQHALAQLAVAFAFGLANFFGAPILGGLSDRFGRRKVMLIGFSGLALSFFVTAMANALWMLVVVRLFSGAMQANAAVANAYVADITPPADRAKRFGLLGAAFGVGFILGPVMGGLLGSIDLHLPFYVAGVLALLNWCYGFFVLPESLAPEHRRPFEWRKANPLKSLARVRDLRGVGALIYVVACSGLAQLIIHTSWVLYNQHKFGWGPRENGLSLFAVGLMAVVVQGGLLQPLLRWLGPRRLVLIGLSSSVMTNLVWGLATEGWMMVAIIFLNVVGFAAPTAMQSLISNAADARNQGETMGAVASINSLMAVLSPILGLGLMALVAELPKTDWRLGAPFYLCAVLQVVSLGFAWRHFHESPPAEAAAAKA from the coding sequence TTGACCGACTCGGCATCCACCGATGTCGATGGCGGCCTGCGGGCCGCCATCCCCCCCGCAACACATGGCGGCCGCAAGGCCGCCATGTCGTTCATCCTGATCGCGGTGCTGATCGACATGGTGTCGATCGGCCTGATCATTCCCGTGCTGCCGCCCTTGGTCGGCACCTTCACGCAGACCGAAACCCAGCATGCGCTGGCGCAACTGGCGGTGGCCTTTGCCTTCGGTCTGGCCAATTTCTTCGGCGCGCCCATCCTGGGCGGGCTGTCTGACCGGTTCGGCCGCCGCAAGGTGATGCTGATCGGTTTCAGCGGACTGGCTCTGAGCTTCTTCGTCACCGCCATGGCGAACGCGCTGTGGATGCTGGTGGTGGTCCGTCTGTTCTCCGGCGCGATGCAGGCCAACGCCGCTGTCGCCAACGCCTATGTGGCGGACATCACCCCGCCCGCCGATCGCGCCAAGCGTTTCGGTCTGCTGGGCGCGGCCTTCGGTGTGGGCTTCATCCTGGGCCCGGTGATGGGTGGGCTGCTGGGCAGCATCGACCTGCATCTGCCGTTCTATGTCGCGGGCGTGCTGGCCTTGCTGAACTGGTGCTACGGCTTTTTCGTGCTACCCGAATCCCTGGCGCCGGAGCATCGCCGTCCGTTTGAATGGCGCAAGGCCAATCCGCTCAAGTCGCTGGCGCGGGTGCGCGACCTGCGCGGCGTCGGTGCGCTGATCTATGTGGTTGCCTGTTCCGGTCTGGCGCAGTTGATCATCCACACCAGCTGGGTGCTCTACAACCAGCACAAGTTTGGCTGGGGTCCGCGTGAGAACGGGCTGTCCCTCTTTGCGGTCGGCCTGATGGCGGTGGTGGTGCAGGGCGGGCTGCTGCAGCCCTTGCTGCGCTGGCTGGGGCCGCGCCGTCTGGTGCTGATCGGCCTGTCCTCCTCGGTGATGACCAACCTGGTCTGGGGTCTCGCGACCGAAGGCTGGATGATGGTGGCCATCATCTTCTTGAACGTGGTGGGCTTTGCCGCGCCGACGGCCATGCAGAGCCTGATCTCCAATGCGGCCGATGCGCGCAACCAAGGCGAGACCATGGGCGCGGTGGCCTCGATCAACAGCCTGATGGCGGTGCTGTCGCCGATCCTGGGCCTGGGCCTGATGGCGCTGGTGGCCGAACTTCCCAAGACCGACTGGCGCCTGGGCGCACCGTTCTATCTGTGTGCGGTGCTGCAGGTGGTGTCGCTGGGCTTTGCCTGGCGCCATTTCCATGAATCGCCGCCGGCGGAGGCTGCCGCGGCGAAGGCCTGA
- the guaA gene encoding glutamine-hydrolyzing GMP synthase has translation MHDKVLILDFGSQVTQLIARRVREAHVYCEIHPNDVSDDFIRDFAPKAIILSGSHASTYEDHELRAPQAVWDLGVPVLGICYGMQTMAVQLGGKVEWSDHREFGYAEARAHGHTRLLSGLQDFATPEGHGMLKVWMSHGDKVTALPPGFKLMASTPSCPIAGMANEEKGYYAVQFHPEVTHTLQGAALYTRFVREIAGCKGDWVMGDYITEAVERIREQVGDEEVILGLSGGVDSSVAAALIHRAIGDQLTCVFVDHGLLRMNEGDMVMDMFAGKLHAKVIRVDASELFLGQLAGVTDPERKRKIIGGLFVDVFKAEAEKLKADGQGHKGATFLAQGTIYPDVVESGGTKTKKATTIKSHHNVGGLPEQLGLKLLEPLRELFKDEVRELGVALGLPPEMVYRHPFPGPGLGVRILGEVKKDYADLLRRADAIFIEELRNTRDEATGKTWYELTSQAFTVFLPVKSVGVMGDGRTYDYVVALRAVQTSDFMTADWAELPYSLLKRCSGRIINEVRGINRVTYDVSSKPPATIEWE, from the coding sequence ATGCACGACAAAGTCCTCATCCTCGACTTCGGCTCCCAGGTGACCCAGTTGATCGCACGTCGTGTGCGTGAAGCGCATGTCTACTGCGAGATCCATCCCAACGACGTCAGCGACGACTTCATCCGCGACTTCGCTCCGAAGGCGATCATCCTGTCCGGCAGCCATGCGTCGACCTACGAAGACCATGAGCTGCGTGCCCCGCAAGCGGTGTGGGATCTGGGCGTTCCGGTGCTGGGCATCTGCTACGGCATGCAGACGATGGCGGTGCAACTGGGCGGCAAGGTCGAATGGAGCGATCACCGCGAATTCGGCTATGCAGAAGCCCGCGCCCATGGCCACACGCGTCTGCTGTCCGGGCTGCAGGACTTCGCCACGCCGGAGGGCCACGGCATGCTCAAGGTCTGGATGAGCCATGGTGACAAGGTCACCGCGCTGCCGCCGGGCTTCAAGCTGATGGCCTCCACGCCCAGCTGCCCGATCGCCGGCATGGCCAATGAAGAGAAGGGCTATTACGCCGTCCAGTTCCATCCCGAAGTCACGCACACCCTGCAGGGCGCGGCGCTTTACACCCGCTTCGTGCGCGAGATCGCCGGTTGCAAGGGCGACTGGGTGATGGGCGACTACATCACCGAAGCCGTTGAGCGGATTCGTGAGCAGGTCGGCGATGAGGAAGTCATCCTGGGCCTGTCGGGTGGTGTGGATTCATCGGTCGCCGCGGCGCTGATCCATCGCGCCATCGGCGATCAACTGACCTGCGTGTTCGTTGACCACGGTCTGCTGCGCATGAACGAAGGTGACATGGTCATGGACATGTTCGCGGGCAAGCTGCATGCGAAGGTGATCCGAGTCGACGCCAGCGAGCTCTTCCTGGGTCAACTGGCCGGTGTGACCGATCCCGAGCGCAAGCGCAAGATCATCGGCGGTCTGTTCGTCGATGTCTTCAAGGCGGAGGCCGAGAAGCTCAAGGCCGATGGTCAAGGCCACAAGGGCGCGACCTTCCTGGCCCAGGGCACGATTTATCCGGACGTGGTGGAGAGCGGCGGCACCAAGACCAAGAAGGCCACCACGATCAAGAGCCACCACAACGTGGGCGGCCTGCCTGAGCAACTGGGCTTGAAGCTGCTGGAGCCGCTGCGCGAGCTGTTCAAGGATGAAGTCCGCGAACTGGGTGTGGCGCTGGGTCTGCCACCGGAGATGGTGTATCGCCACCCGTTCCCGGGTCCGGGCCTGGGGGTGCGCATCCTGGGTGAAGTGAAGAAGGACTATGCCGACCTGCTGCGTCGTGCCGATGCCATCTTCATCGAGGAACTCCGCAACACGCGGGACGAGGCGACCGGCAAGACCTGGTACGAGCTGACCAGCCAGGCGTTCACCGTGTTCCTGCCGGTCAAGAGCGTGGGCGTGATGGGAGATGGTCGGACTTACGACTACGTCGTCGCCCTGCGCGCGGTGCAGACCAGCGACTTCATGACGGCCGACTGGGCGGAACTGCCCTACAGCCTGCTCAAGCGCTGCTCGGGCCGCATCATCAATGAAGTGCGCGGCATCAATCGGGTGACCTACGACGTGTCGAGCAAGCCGCCGGCGACGATTGAGTGGGAGTGA
- a CDS encoding DUF4124 domain-containing protein, with protein sequence MTSLRLPLSLLCSVLLLALAPSVQAQWKWRDAQGRVQYSDRPPPGAVAEKDILQRPSPNAVRAMSPATPGTTAAATGASAPGRPASDASSRDKVEQERKAAEDKVRKETDAENCRVAQNRMRMLESGVRMRQTDDKGESKVVDDAARQEQTKQMQAVIAASCK encoded by the coding sequence ATGACCTCTTTGCGACTTCCCCTGAGCCTGCTGTGCAGCGTCCTGCTGCTGGCACTGGCCCCGTCCGTCCAGGCCCAATGGAAATGGCGCGACGCCCAAGGGCGCGTCCAGTACAGCGATCGCCCGCCTCCCGGCGCCGTGGCGGAAAAGGACATCCTGCAACGCCCCTCGCCCAATGCGGTGCGTGCGATGAGCCCGGCCACGCCCGGGACGACAGCCGCCGCCACCGGCGCCTCGGCGCCCGGCCGGCCGGCCAGCGATGCGTCCTCGCGTGACAAGGTGGAACAGGAACGCAAGGCGGCTGAAGACAAGGTGCGCAAGGAGACCGATGCGGAGAACTGCCGCGTGGCCCAGAACCGCATGCGCATGCTTGAGTCCGGCGTTCGCATGCGCCAGACGGATGACAAGGGTGAATCCAAGGTCGTGGATGACGCCGCGCGCCAGGAACAGACCAAGCAGATGCAGGCGGTGATCGCCGCGTCCTGCAAGTAA
- a CDS encoding PLP-dependent transferase: protein MSKRGKSTEQIHHAYQPPAGWDAVPVPTYKASTVLFPDTAALHRPRSGDAFAYRYGLQGTPSSLTLAARMATLEQARHCVLVPSGLAAVTLTSLALLKPGDEVLLPDNVYGQNRHVTVRLLARLGIHHRFYDPLDAAAFSALMTEKTRLVWLEAAGSITMEFPDVLGLLHACKARGVTTAMDNTWGAGMAFNAFELAPGLGVDLSMQALTKFASGGADVLMGAVCTQDAGLHRRLDEMIEFLGYGVGANDVELVLRGLPSLPLRYRAQEASTLTLARWMQQQPAVARVLHPALPGSPGHAYWEAVSEAGSGCLFSAVFKPAYSAAEVDAFVDALQCFGIGYSWAGPMSLAVPYDLTHSRSLPLPWTPEEGGTLVRFAIGLEDVEDLRADLAQALARLG, encoded by the coding sequence TTGAGCAAGCGCGGCAAGTCCACCGAACAAATCCACCACGCCTACCAACCTCCTGCGGGATGGGACGCGGTGCCGGTTCCCACCTATAAGGCCTCCACCGTGCTGTTTCCGGACACGGCGGCCTTGCACCGTCCCCGTTCGGGTGACGCCTTCGCCTACCGCTACGGCTTGCAGGGCACACCCAGCAGCCTGACCCTGGCGGCCCGTATGGCGACGTTGGAGCAGGCTCGGCATTGCGTCCTGGTGCCCAGCGGCCTGGCCGCCGTGACGCTGACCAGCCTAGCCCTGCTCAAGCCGGGGGACGAAGTGCTGCTGCCCGACAACGTCTATGGACAGAACCGGCATGTGACCGTGCGGTTGCTCGCCCGCCTGGGCATCCATCACCGCTTCTACGACCCACTGGATGCCGCCGCCTTCAGCGCCTTGATGACCGAAAAGACCCGGCTGGTCTGGCTGGAAGCGGCTGGCTCCATCACCATGGAGTTTCCCGATGTGCTCGGCCTGCTGCACGCCTGCAAGGCCCGTGGCGTGACCACCGCGATGGACAACACCTGGGGCGCCGGCATGGCTTTCAATGCCTTCGAGCTGGCGCCCGGATTGGGCGTGGACCTGTCCATGCAGGCGCTCACCAAGTTCGCCTCCGGTGGTGCCGATGTGCTGATGGGGGCGGTCTGCACGCAGGATGCGGGTCTGCATCGCCGCCTGGACGAGATGATCGAATTCCTCGGCTACGGCGTCGGCGCGAACGATGTGGAGTTGGTGCTTCGCGGCCTGCCCAGCCTGCCGTTGCGCTACCGGGCCCAGGAAGCGTCGACGCTGACGCTGGCCCGCTGGATGCAGCAGCAGCCCGCTGTCGCGCGGGTGCTGCATCCGGCGCTGCCGGGGTCGCCGGGGCATGCGTACTGGGAGGCGGTGAGCGAAGCGGGGTCTGGCTGCCTGTTCTCGGCGGTGTTCAAGCCTGCTTATTCGGCGGCCGAGGTGGATGCCTTTGTGGACGCGCTGCAGTGCTTTGGCATCGGCTATTCATGGGCCGGGCCGATGAGTTTGGCGGTGCCGTACGACCTCACGCACAGCCGCTCGCTGCCGCTGCCCTGGACGCCGGAGGAGGGTGGCACGCTGGTACGTTTCGCCATCGGCCTGGAAGATGTGGAGGACCTGCGCGCCGATCTGGCGCAGGCCCTGGCCCGATTGGGCTGA
- the guaB gene encoding IMP dehydrogenase, whose amino-acid sequence MRLLGKALTFDDVLLVPAFSQVLPRDTSLATQFTRGIRLNLPLVSAAMDTVTEARLAIAIAQEGGIGIVHKNLTPQQQAAEVARVKRYESGVLRDPITITPDTTVRQVKALSEHHGISGFPVLQGAKVVGIVSGRDLRFETRMDVPVSEIMTPAERLITVKEGASIDEGKALMHKHKLERVLVVNEAFELRGLMTVKDITKQTNFPNAARDKQGKLRVGAAVGVGEGTEERVELLVRAGVDAIVVDTAHGHSSGVIERVRWVKTNYPDVQVIGGNIATGAAALALVEAGADAVKVGIGPGSICTTRIVAGVGVPQITAIDYVATALKGTGVPLIADGGIRYSGDIAKAVAAGASTVMMGGMFAGTEEAPGEVILYQGRSYKSYRGMGSIGAMKAGSADRYFQENDETTNPNADKLVPEGIEGRVPYKGSMIAIVYQMAGGLRASMGYCGCGSIADMHDRAEFVEITSAGIRESHVHDVQITKEAPNYRLE is encoded by the coding sequence ATGCGCCTACTCGGAAAAGCGCTCACCTTCGACGATGTGTTGCTGGTGCCGGCGTTCTCCCAGGTGTTGCCGCGCGACACCAGCCTTGCCACTCAATTCACGCGTGGCATTCGCCTGAACCTTCCCCTTGTGTCCGCCGCCATGGACACCGTCACCGAGGCACGACTGGCAATTGCCATCGCCCAGGAAGGCGGCATCGGCATCGTCCACAAGAACCTGACGCCTCAGCAGCAGGCCGCCGAAGTGGCCCGCGTCAAGCGTTACGAGTCCGGCGTTCTCCGCGACCCCATCACCATCACACCGGACACCACCGTTCGCCAGGTCAAGGCCTTGAGCGAACACCACGGTATCTCCGGCTTCCCGGTGCTGCAGGGCGCGAAGGTGGTCGGCATCGTGTCCGGGCGGGATCTGCGTTTCGAAACCCGCATGGATGTGCCGGTCAGCGAAATCATGACTCCGGCCGAGCGCCTGATCACCGTCAAGGAAGGCGCCTCGATCGACGAGGGCAAGGCGCTGATGCACAAGCACAAGCTGGAGCGGGTGCTGGTCGTCAACGAGGCCTTCGAACTGCGCGGCCTGATGACCGTCAAGGACATCACCAAGCAGACCAACTTCCCCAATGCCGCCCGCGACAAGCAGGGCAAGCTGCGCGTCGGCGCCGCCGTCGGCGTGGGTGAGGGCACCGAGGAGCGGGTGGAACTGCTGGTTCGCGCCGGCGTGGACGCCATCGTGGTCGACACCGCGCATGGCCACAGCTCGGGCGTGATCGAGCGGGTGCGCTGGGTCAAGACCAACTATCCGGACGTTCAGGTCATCGGCGGCAACATCGCCACCGGCGCCGCTGCGCTGGCGCTGGTCGAGGCCGGGGCGGATGCGGTGAAGGTCGGCATCGGCCCGGGCTCCATCTGCACCACCCGCATCGTGGCCGGCGTGGGCGTGCCCCAGATCACCGCCATCGACTATGTCGCCACTGCGCTGAAGGGCACCGGCGTGCCGCTGATCGCGGACGGCGGCATCCGCTACTCGGGCGACATCGCCAAGGCCGTCGCCGCAGGCGCCAGCACGGTGATGATGGGCGGCATGTTCGCCGGCACCGAGGAAGCACCGGGCGAGGTCATCCTCTACCAGGGCCGCAGCTACAAGAGCTACCGCGGCATGGGCTCGATCGGCGCGATGAAGGCCGGTTCCGCCGACCGCTACTTCCAGGAAAACGACGAGACCACCAACCCCAATGCGGACAAGCTGGTGCCGGAAGGCATCGAAGGCCGTGTCCCGTACAAGGGGTCGATGATCGCGATCGTCTACCAGATGGCCGGTGGCCTGCGCGCGTCGATGGGCTACTGCGGTTGCGGCAGCATCGCCGACATGCACGACCGGGCTGAATTCGTCGAGATCACCTCCGCCGGGATCCGCGAAAGCCATGTGCACGACGTGCAGATCACCAAGGAAGCGCCCAACTACCGCCTGGAGTGA
- the smpB gene encoding SsrA-binding protein SmpB translates to MSIAENRRARFEYHIEEQYEAGLVLEGWEVKAIRAGQVQLPDGYVVIREGELFLIGCRINPLRTASTHVHPQADRTKKLLMSRADIRRLIGKVEQRGFTLIPLDLHYKNGRVKAQIALAKGKAQHDKRETEKKRDWEREKGRLMRHKVSGPSASKD, encoded by the coding sequence ATGTCCATCGCTGAAAACCGTCGCGCCCGATTCGAATACCACATCGAAGAACAATATGAAGCCGGCCTCGTGCTCGAGGGCTGGGAGGTCAAGGCCATCCGTGCGGGACAGGTGCAGTTGCCGGACGGCTATGTGGTGATCCGCGAGGGCGAGCTCTTCCTGATCGGCTGCCGGATCAATCCGCTGCGCACCGCCTCGACCCATGTGCATCCGCAGGCCGACCGCACCAAGAAGCTGCTGATGAGCCGGGCCGACATCCGTCGCCTCATCGGCAAGGTGGAACAGCGCGGCTTCACCCTCATCCCGTTGGACCTGCACTACAAGAACGGTCGGGTGAAGGCCCAGATCGCGCTGGCCAAGGGCAAGGCCCAGCACGACAAGCGCGAGACCGAGAAAAAGCGCGACTGGGAACGCGAAAAGGGCCGACTGATGCGGCACAAGGTCAGCGGCCCGTCCGCCTCCAAGGACTGA